The DNA sequence AATACATTCGAAGAAGTAGGAAATGCAACCTTGTTTGCGGGCAAGTTCTTTAAGGAGCTTTTTATTCCACCTTATGAACTAAAAGAGCTCAGAAAACAATGTTATGTTATTGGTTATAAATCTTTACCACTTGTTGCTATTACGGGCTTTATAATGGGGTTGGTACTTACACTTCAATCCCGTCCGACCTTAGTGGAATTTGGAGCTGAATCCTGGTTACCGGGTATGGTGGCACTCTCGCTCATACGGGAAATTGCTCCGGTAATTACGGCTCTAATTTGTGCGGGAAAAATTTCATCGGGAATTGGTGCCGAACTAGGATCAATGAAAGTAACGGAACAAATTGATGCTATGGAAGTTTCGGCTATCAATCCTTATAATTATCTGGTGGTTACCCGCATTTTGGCTACGACTTTAATGGTGCCGATATTAGTCATTTTTGCAGATGCAGTCGGAATACTTGGTGGTTATATCGGGATCAACATTCACGATGATATTAATTTCAATCGCTACATCGCCCAAATTTTTGAATCATTAAACTATTCAGATTTAATTCCGGCGACCATCAAAACATTTTTCTTTGGTTTTTTTATCGGAATGATTGGGTGCTACAAAGGTTTTAATGCTGCTAATGGAACCGAAAGTGTCGGGAAAGCAGCAAACTCGGCCGTTGTAACCGCTTCGTTGGCCATTTTTATTATTGATATGATTGCGGTACAATTAACTGATTTAATCTTTTAAAAATGATCCAGGAAAAAAAACATATCACCCCTAAAGTAAAAGAGAAAAATCAGACTCCGATAATCGAGATCAAAAACCTGTGTAAAACATTTGGTAAAGATAACGAGGTATTGAAAGGCGTCAATCTTACCGTAAACAAAGGAGAGGATTTGGTTATTTTAGGTCGATCAGGTTCCGGTAAATCGGTAACTATAAAATGCATCGTTGGTTTGATTGAACCCGATAAAGGCGAAATAAAAGTATTTGATGAAAATGTTCTGAATCTTAAAAAAAAGGAACTGAATGCAATCAGAGTCCGAATTGGTTTTTTGTTTCAGGGCGGAGCCTTGTACGATTCTATGTCAGTTAGGGAAAATCTGGCCTTTACCTTAAAAAAACACCAGCGAGAATTAACTCCCGAAGAAGTAGAAAGTGAAATTCTAGAAGCACTTGATAATGTAGGTCTGAGTGATGCGATAGATAAAATGCCTTCTGAATTATCCGGTGGTATGCAAAAGAGAATTGGTCTGGCGCGCACGCTAATTCTAAAACCCGAAATTATTCTGTACGATGAGCCAACAACAGGGCTGGACACGATCACCTCAAGAGAAATAAGCGAATTGATACTTGATATTAAACACAAACGCAAAACAACATCGATCATTATTACACACGATATGGCTTGTGCAAAACTGACAGCAGACCGCATTATGGTACTAAAAGAAGGTGTAATACATGCCGAAGGCACTTACAAAGAACTGGAAAAAAGCGAAGATGAATGGGTAAGTTCTTTCTTTAAATAAAACTAAAAAATAGAAATCATGGCGAAGCAATCTGGATATACTTGGAAATTAGGAATGTTTGTAACAATAGGTTTGTTGCTATTTATACTTGCCATTTATTTTATTGGGAAACAAAAAAACCTGTTTGGTGATACCTTCAGAATTACGTCCAATTTTAAAACCGTCAGTGGTTTGCAGGTTGGAAATAACGTACGTTTTTCAGGGATAAACATCGGAACAATCGAAGAAATCAGATTGATAAACGATTCCTCTGTTGTGGTGGGTATGGTTATAAAAGACGAAGTCCGCGAATTTATAAAAACAGATGCCCGCGCCAGTATTGGTTCTGACGGGTTAATGGGAGACAAAGTACTTACCATTTCTCCCGGTGTGCATTCGCAAAAAATAATTCAGAACAATGGAAAAATCGCTTCAATCAATGGAATTGAAATGAACGATATTATGAAAAGCGTGAAAAAAAGTGTTGATAATGTCGGCGTTATTTCTGAAGAATTAGCCATTTTCAGCCATAGTATGAATAACGGAAACGGGGCTTTGGCCCGATTAGTAAGGGATGATAAAATGGCCAACAGCGTTTCTAATACACTCTCTAATCTGGAAACCGGAACGAAAGGTTTTAGTGATAATATGGAAGCCGCCAAAAGCAACTTTCTGTTTAGAGGTTATTACAAGAAAAAAGAGAAGCAAAAAGAGAAAGAGCAAGAAGAGCTAAAAGAAAAAAAGGAGGAACAACAAGACAAAGCCAATAAAGAAAAAGAAAACAAGGAAAAGGAACAAAAAGCCAAAGAGGAAAAAGCCAAAGAGGAAAAGCAAAAAGAAGTAGACACTAAAAAAGCGGAGGCTGAAAAAAACAAAAAATAATATTGAAATGAAAACTAAAAAACAAAATAGCACCAGTGCGTTCGAAAAATTTGCTTCGCACGTTTCAAAAGCAGCAGGAAGTACGCCCGCTTTTATAGGCGCTTTTTCAATTGTTGTGGTTTGGGCGGTTTGTGGTCCTTTTTTCGATTATTCAGAAACCTGGCAATTGATTATCAATACCGGGACTACCATTATCACTTTCCTGATGGTCTTTTTAATTCAAAAAGCGCAAAACAAAGATTCACTGGCTATTCAATTGAAATTGAACGAATTAGTCGCTTCAAACGAATATTCCAGTAATAGTTTGGTAGACATTGAAAGTATGACCGAAGAAGAGATGATTATAGTACAGAAATATTACCACAGACTTAGCGAATTGGCTAAAAAAGAGGAAAGCGTACGAACCTCCCACTCTATTGCAGAAGCACACGAACAACACCAACGAAAAGATAAAAACCGAACAAAAATACGTACCCAAAAAAGCCCGAAAAAATGAAGCTACGTTCTACAGAAACCTTTTGGCCCTTAAAACACGCAATGGAAGTAAGTTATCCGTCCCTAAGTTCCGATTTAGAAACTGAAATTCTAATTATTGGTGGTGGAATTACCGGAGCTTTGATTGCTTACAAACTCTTAAACGAAGGGAAAAAAGTCGTAATGGCCGATCGCCGTGATATTTGCAACGGAAGCACGGCAGCAAGTACCGCATTATTGCAATATGAAATTGATGTGTCACTACACGAACTAATAAAAGTCAGAGGATTAGAATGCGCTATCGACAGCTATAGGAATGGGAAAAAAGCCATTTTTGATCTGCGGGCTATAGTCGATACGATAAAAAGTGATTGCCAGTTTGAATTCAAAAAAAGCATTTATTTTTGTTCTTTAAAAAAAGATCTTCCTTTTCTAAGAACAGAATTCAAATGCCGAAAAGACAGCGGTTTCGATGTCAGCTGGCTCGAAAAATGGGACCTTGAGAAATTGGGATTAAATGCTCTGGCTGCCATAGAATCTAAAACCGCAGCGGTTATGGATCCTTATCAATTTGCTCAGGATTTAATCCGCTATTGCAAAAAAAAAGGAATGCAGGTTTTTGACCGCACGAACATTACGGCTATTCAAAATCAAAAAGGAAAACTTATTGCCCATACGGAAGCGAAATACAATATCGTGGCTGATCATGTTGTACACTGCAGCGGTTATGAGAGCACCGAAACACTCACAGAGAAAGTGGTTGATCTAAAAAGTACTTATGTAATTGCCTCAGAAAGTCTTCCGGATTTACCCAAATATTTTAAAACCGCCATTTTTTGGGACACCTCCTCTCCCTATTTATACTTTCGAGCGACAAAGGACAACCGAATCATTATGGGCGGCGGAGACGAAGAATTTAAAGACCCGAAAAAACGAGACAAACTGCTCCCTAAAAAAGAGCAATTTCTATTGAATAAATTTCAAAGAAAATTTCCAAAAATCGATTTCAAAATCGATTATTCCTGGGCAGGTACTTTTGGAGAAACCAAAGATGGCTTACCGTATTTCGGAAAACCAAATCCAAATAAAAATGAACACTATGTTTTAGGTTTCGGAGGAAACGGAATCACCTTTAGCGTCATCGGAATGAATTCGATTTTGCATTCGATTGAAGACAAAAAACATCCTGATTTGGAGTATTATAAGTTTCACAGATAATTCTTTTTCTAAGCATCACAGACTCTCAAAGCTTAGTCACTCAAATCTAAGCGGTAATAGCCAAAGGATTCAGATTAAATTTATACTCTTTGGGACTGCAATTGAATTTTTGTTTGAAAATTTTAGAGAAGTAACTTCTGCTTGTAAATCCAATACAATAAACGACCTCAGAAATGTTTAGGTCCGAAGTCCGAATTAAGATTTCCGCTTTTAAAACTCTTGTATGGGTAATAAAATCATTGACGGTACGATTGTGAATCATTTTAAATCCCTCTTGCAGTTTGTTTGGCGACAAGCCAGATTTTTTACTCAGCCATTTAATTGTAAAAGCTTCTTCCGGATTGGATTGTATCGTTTCTGAAAGTTCTTTTATTTCTTCCATTTCTCTTAAAGTCAGGCAGCTGAAATCTTTTGATGCAGTGGCTAAATCATCCGCGTGCTGCTGAATTTCTGTAGCCAGAATGATTCTTAAAATACCTTCTTTTAGTAAATGGCGCACAATACCGGTTTGGGTGATCGAGCTCAATTGTTCTATTTTCTCCGCAATTCTCCTGTAAGACCCCAGATAAAAGAAATTCTCCTGACTATTATTCTCAAAAAAAGTTTCTTTTACTTTCGTGTTTAAAGAATTAGCCTGATCCATTGCGCCGGATTGGTTTCCAACTGTAATTAAAGTAAATTTAGTTTTTATGCCCTTTTCAAAGAGCAAAACATTTTCTTCTTTTTCTCTTGCGGAGAGAATGGCGGTCTGGAACATTTCCAGTTTTTTTTCTTCTTCCAAAACACTAAACCGATGAGACAAATTACCTTCTGAGCAATACGCAAAATAAACCGGTGAAGCATTTAAATTTGCGATATTCATTCTCACCTCATCAGAAAAGGTCATATCAAACTGCATATAAGAAATCGCATCATTAAACGAAGCTCCGATAATGGAGCCTTGCGCCGAAGCATTATGAAATTCTAAAGTATATTCCTCTAAATCACAAGTAATTTTTCCACCTAAATGCAAGGCTAATGTTTCAAATATATTCTTAATTTTATCTGTTTGTATATTAATTATTTTCATTTGGGCAGGATTTAAAAATTCAACACTAAAAGGGTATAGCTTACTCGATAGAGCGAATTTGTTTTTAAGTACAAATTCTTTATAATCTATACTCCAAAGTTCGATTAAACAACACCGAAAAATGTTATACAATTTTTAGATTTTGTTTTATAATTACCTATTAATGACTATATTAACAACTATTTTACCCGTTTAATTTCAATAAAAAGCATGAAAAGTTTTTCCTTCCCTCCATTTAGTTCTGACCGATCTAATGTATTGATTTTGGGCACGATGCCGGGATTAAAGTCTTTAGAACTCAATCAATATTACGGGCACAATCAGAACAATTTCTGGAAATTTTTGTTCCCAATTCTGAACGAAGATTTTTCAAATGACTACGAAACCAGAAAAGCGCTTTTGCAAAAAAACAATATTGCCATCTGGGATGTTTTACAATTCTGCGACAGAGTCGGAAGTTTAGACAGTGCCATAAAAAATGAAATTGCCAATGACTTCGAATCCTTCTTAAACGAACATCCAAACATCACAACGATTCTCTTTAACGGAAAAAAAGCAGCGGCATTCTTTAAAAAATACGTTACACTTGAAAAATCCTATCAGCTCATTACGCTCCCATCGTCAAGTCCGGCAAATGCGGGCCAATCGTTCGAATCAAAATTAGCCGAGTGGAAAGTCATAAATTCACTCACAAACAATCAAACAGATATTTGAATTCTATAATATTATCTTGGTAAAGTATAATAATTTCGTCAGGCAATCTGATAATTTTACCAAAAGGTTTTTGAAGTATTTTAGTACTGGACTCCTTAGTAATGGCAAGTCACCTACTAAGGCTATAGTATAAGAAATGCCGATAGTTAGTTTATTTAAAAAGCTATTCTTTTATTAGAATAGCTTTTATACTTTTATGGTTTATTTTTTTAACCAAATAATTATGAAAATTCAAACATACCGTAATCATATACGGTTTTATACACCTCATCATTTTATATATTACCCAATTCTGATTGGGTTTTTAGCAGCTAGTATTTATTTTGCGTGTACTACAGAAGACAAGCTAATCTGGACTTTTATAAGTATTGGGTTTGTTTTTTTATTCTGGCTTGCTTATATGCTTCGCCAGCATTATGCTTTAACCTTGCAAAACAGAATTATACGATTAGAACTTCGCTATCGTTATTTTACACTTACAGGAAAAAGATTCGAGGAATTCGAATACAAACTAACCGACGATCAGGTTTTTGCACTACGTTTTGCGCCCGATAACGAGTTAATAACACTTGTAGCAAATACCCTTGAAAATAATCTGACAGGAGCAGCTATAAAAAGAGCAATCGTACACTGGCGAGCTGATTATAACAGGGTTTAAGAAAAAATCATAAAAAACAACAATGCCAATAGCAATAAAAAATGCAGTCTAAAAATTGCAACCTACTTATTGCTATTGGCTTTTTTATTGTCTTCTATCTCTGAACCTTTGCTACTTTGAACCGCCGAGCCTTTCCCCTTTACCAAAAACCATACAAAACTGATAAACAGATTATTATACAAAATAATCAAAGTAATTAAAACAAATGAATGATTTTTTTTGTTAACTTTAATAGCTACAAACATCCAGGTAAAATCTAAAATTTAATCTTATGAAAAAATTATTTTACTTTTTGACCGCTTCATTATTAGGGTTGACATCAAATGCACAAACCGTTGCCGAAATAACTCCAACTGACACTTTAACTGTAATTCAGAACCAAAATAAAATCGAACAGGATACTTATTCTGAAGATTTACCTTGGCATGCCAGACGCTTTAAAGTTTCTGCGGGAAGTTTTTTTCCTGTAAATAATACTCAAATTCAGGTAGGTACTAATAACGGAAAAATCGGTACTACAATAGACCTCGAAGATGATTTAGGATTTACTAAATCAAGCGCTTCCTTTTTAGGGACATTTGATTGGCGTATTTCAAGAAGATCACGATTGGGATTTGAATACTTTTCGCTGGACAGAAGCTCCTCTAAAACCTTGCAAAGAGAAATTAATTTTGGAGAGAACACTTATGAGGTAAATGCAAGAGTAACGGCTTTTTTTAACGTTCAGATTGCAAGAATCGCCTATGGTTACGCCTTTTTATCTAAACCAAAATACGAAGCCGGATTGTTAATTGGTGCACATGTGCTTTTTGCGGATCTGGGTTTACGTGTAGATGCCAAACAGGCCGTCGCTGAAGTACATGATAATTTTAACTTCACTGCGCCATTACCGGATATTGGCATATGGGGAGAATTTGTACTCGGAAAACGTTTTGGTCTGTATGCCAACGTAAATTATCTGGCCTTAAAAATTGATACTATAGACGGTCGAATCCTAAGCTACAATTTATCTCTTCTGTACAATGTGTATAAAAACTTTAGTCTTACAGCCGGATATACAGGTTTAAATTTTAAAGTTGAAGACATCGAAAAACACCTTAACGGTTCTCTGAAATGGGGGTATAATGGGCCAACTCTTACGGCTGTTTATACCTTTGGACATCATGTTAAGCTCTATAAACACTAGAGTTTTAAATTCCAAAAGTTAAATTCTAAATTCCAAAAAAAAACAAACCCGACAGGTTTTTGAAACCTGTCGGGTTTAATTTGCGGAAGTTGGTAAAATTCGTGACGACAAAAAACTATTCCGAAGTTTCTAACTGTAGAACAACATTCTGATAACGCTTGCTAAGTGAAAATAATTGCTCCGCAAAAATC is a window from the Flavobacterium cupriresistens genome containing:
- a CDS encoding MlaE family ABC transporter permease, whose translation is MILTLKNTFEEVGNATLFAGKFFKELFIPPYELKELRKQCYVIGYKSLPLVAITGFIMGLVLTLQSRPTLVEFGAESWLPGMVALSLIREIAPVITALICAGKISSGIGAELGSMKVTEQIDAMEVSAINPYNYLVVTRILATTLMVPILVIFADAVGILGGYIGINIHDDINFNRYIAQIFESLNYSDLIPATIKTFFFGFFIGMIGCYKGFNAANGTESVGKAANSAVVTASLAIFIIDMIAVQLTDLIF
- a CDS encoding ABC transporter ATP-binding protein — its product is MIQEKKHITPKVKEKNQTPIIEIKNLCKTFGKDNEVLKGVNLTVNKGEDLVILGRSGSGKSVTIKCIVGLIEPDKGEIKVFDENVLNLKKKELNAIRVRIGFLFQGGALYDSMSVRENLAFTLKKHQRELTPEEVESEILEALDNVGLSDAIDKMPSELSGGMQKRIGLARTLILKPEIILYDEPTTGLDTITSREISELILDIKHKRKTTSIIITHDMACAKLTADRIMVLKEGVIHAEGTYKELEKSEDEWVSSFFK
- a CDS encoding MlaD family protein yields the protein MAKQSGYTWKLGMFVTIGLLLFILAIYFIGKQKNLFGDTFRITSNFKTVSGLQVGNNVRFSGINIGTIEEIRLINDSSVVVGMVIKDEVREFIKTDARASIGSDGLMGDKVLTISPGVHSQKIIQNNGKIASINGIEMNDIMKSVKKSVDNVGVISEELAIFSHSMNNGNGALARLVRDDKMANSVSNTLSNLETGTKGFSDNMEAAKSNFLFRGYYKKKEKQKEKEQEELKEKKEEQQDKANKEKENKEKEQKAKEEKAKEEKQKEVDTKKAEAEKNKK
- a CDS encoding low affinity iron permease family protein yields the protein MKTKKQNSTSAFEKFASHVSKAAGSTPAFIGAFSIVVVWAVCGPFFDYSETWQLIINTGTTIITFLMVFLIQKAQNKDSLAIQLKLNELVASNEYSSNSLVDIESMTEEEMIIVQKYYHRLSELAKKEESVRTSHSIAEAHEQHQRKDKNRTKIRTQKSPKK
- a CDS encoding NAD(P)/FAD-dependent oxidoreductase, whose amino-acid sequence is MKLRSTETFWPLKHAMEVSYPSLSSDLETEILIIGGGITGALIAYKLLNEGKKVVMADRRDICNGSTAASTALLQYEIDVSLHELIKVRGLECAIDSYRNGKKAIFDLRAIVDTIKSDCQFEFKKSIYFCSLKKDLPFLRTEFKCRKDSGFDVSWLEKWDLEKLGLNALAAIESKTAAVMDPYQFAQDLIRYCKKKGMQVFDRTNITAIQNQKGKLIAHTEAKYNIVADHVVHCSGYESTETLTEKVVDLKSTYVIASESLPDLPKYFKTAIFWDTSSPYLYFRATKDNRIIMGGGDEEFKDPKKRDKLLPKKEQFLLNKFQRKFPKIDFKIDYSWAGTFGETKDGLPYFGKPNPNKNEHYVLGFGGNGITFSVIGMNSILHSIEDKKHPDLEYYKFHR
- a CDS encoding helix-turn-helix domain-containing protein, coding for MKIINIQTDKIKNIFETLALHLGGKITCDLEEYTLEFHNASAQGSIIGASFNDAISYMQFDMTFSDEVRMNIANLNASPVYFAYCSEGNLSHRFSVLEEEKKLEMFQTAILSAREKEENVLLFEKGIKTKFTLITVGNQSGAMDQANSLNTKVKETFFENNSQENFFYLGSYRRIAEKIEQLSSITQTGIVRHLLKEGILRIILATEIQQHADDLATASKDFSCLTLREMEEIKELSETIQSNPEEAFTIKWLSKKSGLSPNKLQEGFKMIHNRTVNDFITHTRVLKAEILIRTSDLNISEVVYCIGFTSRSYFSKIFKQKFNCSPKEYKFNLNPLAITA
- a CDS encoding DNA-deoxyinosine glycosylase, with product MKSFSFPPFSSDRSNVLILGTMPGLKSLELNQYYGHNQNNFWKFLFPILNEDFSNDYETRKALLQKNNIAIWDVLQFCDRVGSLDSAIKNEIANDFESFLNEHPNITTILFNGKKAAAFFKKYVTLEKSYQLITLPSSSPANAGQSFESKLAEWKVINSLTNNQTDI
- a CDS encoding DUF6526 family protein, which codes for MKIQTYRNHIRFYTPHHFIYYPILIGFLAASIYFACTTEDKLIWTFISIGFVFLFWLAYMLRQHYALTLQNRIIRLELRYRYFTLTGKRFEEFEYKLTDDQVFALRFAPDNELITLVANTLENNLTGAAIKRAIVHWRADYNRV